The sequence TGCCCACCCTACGTGCCGCTTTTCACCTCATGGTGAAAGCAATCCGTCCGATCGCATGCAACACGCAGGAGCGGCTACAGCCGCGAATGGCCATAGTGGACACGGACACGATTCGCGGCTGAAGCCGCTCCTACCGCCCTCCAATTCGCAAGGAGAACGCGACCATGACCCTCCGCATCGTCCGCCTCGGCAGCCCGCGCGCCGCCGGCGAAGGCCTGCGCATCGGCACCGTGCGGCGGCCGCCGCGCGGCGTGCCCAAGGCCGAATTCGCCAGTCGCGACTACTACGACACCTGGCTGCCCAACCTGGCGCCGAGCCTCGAATTGATGAAGTTCGCCAAGGCCGCCGAGGACGAACGCGACTGGGCCGAATTCGTGCGCAAGTTCCAGGCCGAGATGAAGCAGCCCGAGGCCGCCCACCTGCTCGACCTGCTGGCGGCGCTGTCACACACGAGCGATTTCGCCATCGGCTGCTATTGCGAGGACGAGGCGCGCTGCCACCGCTCGGTGCTGCGGCAGTTGCTGGCCGAGCGCGACGCGAGGCTGGCCGACTGAACGCCGTGGAACCGACCCCGCACTGCAGGGTGGGCACGCCCTTGTGCCCACGCGGTGGCGATCGGATGAACGCAGAAAACGTGTCCGCGCCATATCCAACGCGTGGGCACGAAAGACGTGCCCACCCTACGTAACCGACCCGCCGCGCCTGCCAAGCCGCCGAGGCCGGGCCGCGCTTGCGATTACAATCGCGCCATTCCCATCCAAGCCGCGCCGCGGCCATCGTCCCCATGCACACCATCCTGCTCACCGGCGTGAACGGCCAGGTCGGCCACGAACTCAAGCGCAGCCTGCAAGGCCTCGGCACCATCCACGCGCCGGACCGCGCCGGCCTCGACCTCGCCGATCCCGATGCGTTGCGCGCCGCAGTACGCGCGCTCAAGCCCACCCTGATCGTCAACCCGGCCGCCTATACCGCGGTCGACAAGGCCGAGAGCGAAGCCGACGCCGCCCACGCGATCAACGCCT is a genomic window of Chitinimonas koreensis containing:
- a CDS encoding DUF488 domain-containing protein codes for the protein MTLRIVRLGSPRAAGEGLRIGTVRRPPRGVPKAEFASRDYYDTWLPNLAPSLELMKFAKAAEDERDWAEFVRKFQAEMKQPEAAHLLDLLAALSHTSDFAIGCYCEDEARCHRSVLRQLLAERDARLAD